The Spirosoma foliorum genome has a window encoding:
- a CDS encoding two-component regulator propeller domain-containing protein — MFTVENGLSGSVVRDIHQDRSGFLWIATEDGLNRFDGLTFTVYRHDKKNDTGILNNQLQTLYEDKAGRMYVGSIDGLQYYDPARDTFHKIPLKLADGTSVSTRVVSICERKNGDILVGTSGRGLFKLTWKEGQLLGQKMQLNIHTDLLIKVFEDTDQNLWISTEDKGLCRFDGRSVRSFFESKKVQNNVVKSICQDRYGRLFVGNMSSGLYQYDSASQTFIVIPYHGRTDLSIEELVVNRNNQILMATSGKGLKYFDPATNQILDVNTNVISFDFSKSKVHSILEDRSGNVWIGIFQKGLLLLSGNPNRFGYIGYKSVSSNTIGSSTVMALFQDTQKTIWVGTDNDGLYALSPGSATSVHYQPDTDGGPVPANIMAIYEDSRNNLWLGSYLSGLAKFDRKTKKSSYISKLVDKNGDNVQRVFSIKEDSRQQLWIATMGSGLFCLNLSSGNVKNFDAIPSKLPQSTKNQIPSNWINCLLVSKDNKLFIGTFDGLACLDLDTESFVSTFGSNGLLRGVVIYSLFDDTKGNLWLGTSHGLKRLNRSTKEITSFDIDNGLPSSLISAIQGDNDGHLWLSTNRGLSRMDLATNTFINFYSADGLQGNQFSQGASIEAENEELYFGGVNGITQFKPDEIRVANKRLSVQIVDLYIHDKPVRKGTTSGGYQVIDTTVNNASEFHLSHLDNSFTLEFSTMDFIDAERVAYLYSINDNDWIELRPGSNRLTFDNLAPGTYVFRLKAKANKAISDIHQVTILIHPAWYLSIWAKVVYGLLILSLSGLVYRTIRNRRRIKEEMLAHQRLEEVNEAKLQFFINIAHEIRTPLTLVVSPLQRLINQDQDKERRHLYDIMGRNTKRILDLVNQLMDIRKIEKGQMALQLDRVDMVHFTSEICQLFEEQIQAKQIHFGMDLPTDQVFARIDPLNFDKVLINILSNAFKFTPVDGTIRVALTVKPSPNQQDLVIAIEDSGQCINEAETERIFDCFYQSADHRDYNQSGTGIGLHLVKQLVQLHGGTIRVENKEPIGCCFSITLPVEEIVAVQAPGMATLDGNQHLPEPKMEVPLEARLKGKLKRVVIADDDSEICNYLIDELSGEYTVFSYANGEEAYKGILKEKPDLVVSDVMMPVMDGMTLCRKMRANPLINHIPIVLLTAKTEESTNVQGLELGADAYITKPFNMDILLKTINGLIRNRQILKNNEQEQHYQEEFISKISIKASEEKLLEKVHLIINQNLANPELSVEMIASEIGISRVHLHRKLKELTNLTTRDLIRTIRLKQAAELLHVKGLSVSEVSFAVGYSNVNNFSVAFKEQYGVAPTGYAAQRDTYKRTKVIG; from the coding sequence ATGTTTACGGTCGAAAACGGTCTATCGGGTAGTGTGGTTAGAGATATCCATCAGGATCGAAGCGGTTTCTTGTGGATTGCTACCGAAGACGGCTTAAACCGGTTTGACGGGCTAACATTCACAGTATACAGGCACGATAAAAAAAACGACACCGGAATTTTAAATAACCAACTTCAGACTTTATACGAGGATAAGGCTGGTAGAATGTATGTTGGTTCAATCGATGGCTTACAGTATTACGACCCTGCAAGGGATACCTTTCATAAAATCCCCCTCAAGCTGGCTGATGGGACTTCCGTAAGTACCCGTGTCGTGAGCATCTGCGAACGAAAAAATGGCGATATTCTGGTCGGAACCTCTGGTCGTGGCCTCTTTAAATTGACCTGGAAGGAAGGTCAGTTATTGGGGCAAAAAATGCAACTGAATATCCATACCGATCTGCTAATCAAAGTTTTTGAAGATACTGATCAGAACTTGTGGATATCTACTGAAGACAAAGGGCTGTGCCGATTTGATGGGCGTTCGGTCAGATCCTTTTTTGAATCCAAAAAAGTGCAGAATAATGTGGTAAAGAGCATCTGTCAGGATCGATATGGACGCCTGTTCGTCGGTAACATGAGTAGTGGGCTTTATCAGTATGACTCTGCCAGTCAGACATTTATTGTCATCCCTTATCATGGGCGTACAGATCTTTCAATCGAGGAGTTAGTGGTCAATCGGAACAATCAAATTCTTATGGCTACCAGCGGGAAAGGATTGAAGTATTTTGATCCGGCTACCAACCAGATTCTGGATGTGAACACGAATGTGATCAGCTTTGATTTCTCTAAATCCAAGGTGCATTCCATTCTGGAAGATAGATCTGGTAATGTATGGATCGGAATTTTTCAGAAGGGACTATTACTGCTTTCAGGCAACCCTAATCGGTTCGGTTACATTGGTTACAAATCGGTCAGCAGTAATACGATCGGCTCAAGTACCGTCATGGCTTTATTTCAGGATACTCAAAAAACAATTTGGGTAGGTACCGACAATGATGGTCTATATGCACTTTCTCCTGGCTCTGCCACGAGTGTACACTACCAACCCGATACGGACGGTGGTCCTGTACCCGCCAATATTATGGCCATTTATGAGGATTCAAGGAACAATCTCTGGCTTGGTTCCTATTTAAGTGGGCTGGCAAAATTTGACCGGAAAACAAAAAAGAGCAGCTATATCAGTAAGCTTGTTGATAAAAATGGCGACAACGTCCAGCGGGTCTTTAGTATCAAGGAAGATTCCAGGCAGCAACTTTGGATAGCTACGATGGGTTCTGGTTTATTCTGCCTGAATCTTTCCTCCGGAAACGTCAAAAACTTTGACGCGATACCCAGTAAACTGCCCCAATCTACCAAGAATCAGATTCCGAGTAACTGGATCAATTGTCTGCTCGTTTCTAAAGACAATAAGCTGTTTATTGGGACGTTCGATGGGCTGGCCTGCCTGGATCTGGATACAGAAAGTTTTGTTTCCACCTTTGGCAGTAATGGTCTCTTGAGAGGAGTCGTCATCTATTCCCTGTTTGATGATACGAAAGGCAACTTGTGGCTGGGCACATCTCACGGATTGAAAAGGCTCAATCGTTCAACCAAGGAGATTACCTCATTTGACATAGATAATGGCTTACCCAGCAGTCTGATCTCCGCCATTCAGGGTGATAATGATGGCCATTTATGGCTTAGTACCAATCGGGGTTTGTCGAGGATGGATCTGGCAACCAATACGTTTATCAATTTCTACTCGGCCGACGGCCTGCAGGGCAATCAATTTAGTCAGGGAGCATCTATAGAAGCTGAGAATGAGGAACTTTATTTCGGCGGGGTCAATGGAATTACCCAGTTTAAACCTGATGAGATTCGCGTTGCCAATAAACGGCTTTCTGTACAGATTGTTGATCTCTACATCCACGATAAACCGGTCCGAAAAGGTACAACGTCAGGTGGGTATCAAGTTATTGATACAACTGTCAATAATGCCAGCGAATTTCACTTGTCGCATCTGGATAACTCATTCACGCTGGAGTTTTCGACGATGGATTTTATTGATGCCGAACGGGTTGCCTACTTGTATTCCATCAATGACAACGACTGGATAGAACTACGTCCAGGCTCTAACCGATTGACATTCGATAACTTAGCTCCTGGAACCTACGTGTTTCGGTTAAAGGCCAAAGCCAATAAAGCCATTTCCGATATTCATCAGGTAACCATCCTTATTCACCCGGCCTGGTATTTATCAATTTGGGCGAAGGTTGTCTATGGCTTACTGATCCTGAGCCTATCAGGGCTAGTGTATCGAACGATTCGCAACCGGCGACGGATCAAGGAGGAAATGTTGGCTCATCAACGACTGGAAGAAGTTAACGAAGCCAAGCTCCAGTTTTTTATCAATATTGCCCATGAGATACGAACTCCGTTGACGCTGGTTGTCAGTCCGTTGCAAAGACTAATTAACCAGGATCAGGATAAGGAGCGGAGGCACCTGTACGACATTATGGGGCGGAATACAAAACGTATACTGGATTTGGTGAACCAGTTAATGGATATCCGCAAGATTGAAAAAGGGCAAATGGCCTTACAGTTGGACCGCGTTGATATGGTTCATTTTACAAGCGAAATCTGTCAGTTATTCGAAGAGCAAATCCAGGCCAAACAGATTCACTTTGGCATGGATTTGCCAACGGATCAGGTTTTTGCCCGTATTGACCCCCTGAATTTTGATAAAGTGCTCATTAATATCCTGTCGAATGCGTTCAAATTTACCCCTGTCGATGGGACAATTCGGGTAGCCTTGACCGTAAAACCAAGCCCAAATCAACAGGATCTGGTTATTGCGATCGAAGATTCGGGTCAATGCATTAATGAGGCCGAGACGGAACGGATATTCGACTGCTTCTACCAATCAGCTGACCACCGCGATTACAATCAATCTGGCACAGGCATTGGCCTTCATCTGGTAAAACAACTGGTACAACTGCATGGGGGTACTATTCGGGTCGAAAATAAAGAGCCCATTGGCTGCTGCTTTTCTATAACACTGCCTGTCGAAGAAATCGTTGCTGTCCAAGCCCCTGGTATGGCGACCTTGGACGGCAATCAGCACTTACCTGAACCCAAAATGGAAGTGCCATTGGAAGCCAGGCTGAAAGGGAAATTGAAACGTGTGGTCATTGCCGACGATGACAGCGAGATATGTAATTACCTAATTGACGAGTTATCTGGTGAGTATACCGTATTCTCCTATGCCAATGGTGAAGAGGCCTATAAGGGAATATTGAAAGAAAAACCAGACCTGGTTGTCAGTGATGTTATGATGCCCGTGATGGATGGCATGACGCTTTGCCGTAAGATGAGAGCCAATCCCTTGATCAATCATATACCGATTGTACTGTTAACGGCCAAAACTGAGGAATCGACTAATGTTCAGGGACTTGAGCTGGGCGCGGATGCCTACATCACCAAACCGTTCAACATGGACATCTTGCTGAAAACGATTAATGGCCTGATCAGAAACAGACAGATTCTGAAGAACAACGAACAGGAACAGCACTATCAGGAAGAGTTCATTTCAAAGATCAGTATTAAGGCCTCTGAGGAAAAGTTGCTGGAAAAAGTCCATCTGATCATCAATCAGAATCTGGCCAATCCTGAGTTGAGTGTTGAAATGATTGCCAGTGAAATAGGCATCAGTCGGGTGCATCTGCATCGTAAACTGAAAGAACTGACCAATTTAACGACCAGAGATCTCATACGAACGATTCGGCTAAAACAGGCAGCGGAACTACTTCATGTTAAAGGACTAAGTGTTTCAGAAGTTTCGTTTGCTGTAGGCTATTCGAACGTAAACAATTTTTCCGTCGCGTTTAAAGAGCAATATGGCGTAGCACCAACCGGCTACGCAGCGCAACGTGATACCTATAAAAGAACTAAGGTTATCGGTTGA
- a CDS encoding RNA polymerase sigma factor: MTSDDHLLWQLYREGNKKALGRLAERYYRTLKHYGLKFMVDEDVVEDCIQELFLQLWQNRLQINETESVKHYLLKALRHHVMQYLRSLKRLNQEDLDWDNSIADETDSETLLIQRESLTLLVNTIQTQLATLPSREREALYLRFYEDLSIPEIAEMMNVNRQSVSNFLQKALNKLRNQWLVHTFLISCIFFQKNFL; this comes from the coding sequence ATGACTTCCGACGATCATTTGTTATGGCAATTATACCGTGAGGGCAATAAGAAGGCCCTGGGTCGACTGGCTGAACGCTACTACCGTACGCTGAAACACTATGGTCTAAAGTTTATGGTGGATGAAGACGTAGTTGAAGACTGTATTCAGGAATTGTTTTTACAACTCTGGCAAAATCGCTTGCAGATTAATGAAACAGAGTCGGTTAAGCATTACTTGTTAAAAGCACTCAGGCATCATGTAATGCAGTATTTACGAAGTCTGAAACGGCTGAATCAGGAAGATCTGGATTGGGATAATTCAATAGCTGATGAAACGGATTCGGAAACGCTATTGATTCAACGGGAATCTCTTACGCTGCTTGTTAATACCATACAGACTCAATTAGCCACTTTACCAAGTCGTGAGCGGGAGGCTCTCTACCTACGCTTTTACGAAGACTTATCCATTCCGGAGATTGCCGAAATGATGAATGTTAACCGGCAGTCGGTTTCTAACTTTCTGCAGAAAGCCCTCAATAAGCTTCGTAATCAGTGGCTTGTCCATACGTTTCTAATTAGTTGCATTTTTTTTCAAAAAAATTTCCTTTAA
- a CDS encoding FecR family protein — MSRSFENFSTVEDFLENDAFRIWVTERRSEDQVFWQQWLTQHPEKRELYEQAVATFLVLQGKQYSISDQQVKGKIEDLLNQLPDTPTVVKPLGSWQWGRWAAVAAVVGLTIYWQLGGPLPRLLAVASKQEVQPTGDMGWKLVKNETGQPVVVLLPDNSSVVLSSGSQLRFHKQSAPKVREVYLQGEGFFEVSKNPAKPFIVYTANLTTKVLGTSFQVRSFDKETAAYVKVKTGKVSVTPVDSPDKPILLAMNEQLSLETKTDKLVRRTVVPSKENLSSIVNQPFTFAFTPVPEVFTQLEASYNMPIRYDRHLLTNCTFTGHLNDAPFIEKIRLICLTIESTFEIIDNQVIIHSRGCN; from the coding sequence ATGTCCCGTTCTTTCGAGAATTTTTCCACGGTTGAGGATTTTTTAGAAAACGACGCTTTTCGGATCTGGGTCACAGAACGGCGGTCGGAAGATCAGGTATTCTGGCAACAATGGCTAACGCAGCATCCCGAAAAAAGGGAACTCTATGAGCAGGCTGTTGCCACATTTCTGGTGCTTCAGGGCAAACAGTATTCGATTTCAGATCAACAGGTAAAAGGTAAAATAGAAGACCTATTAAATCAGCTTCCCGACACCCCAACGGTTGTAAAGCCGCTAGGTAGCTGGCAATGGGGGAGGTGGGCAGCCGTCGCTGCGGTAGTTGGTCTGACTATATACTGGCAATTAGGTGGCCCACTTCCCAGGTTATTGGCCGTAGCTAGTAAGCAGGAAGTGCAGCCTACAGGGGATATGGGCTGGAAACTGGTAAAGAATGAAACAGGACAGCCCGTAGTTGTGCTGTTGCCGGATAACTCTTCGGTAGTGCTGTCATCAGGAAGCCAGTTGCGATTTCATAAACAAAGCGCGCCTAAGGTTCGGGAAGTGTATTTGCAGGGAGAGGGCTTTTTTGAAGTGAGTAAAAATCCGGCTAAACCATTCATCGTTTACACCGCCAATCTGACAACGAAAGTACTAGGAACCAGTTTTCAGGTCCGTTCTTTCGACAAAGAAACGGCAGCGTATGTGAAAGTAAAGACAGGTAAAGTTTCTGTTACCCCGGTCGATTCGCCTGACAAGCCGATTCTGCTAGCAATGAACGAACAACTTAGCCTGGAAACCAAAACCGATAAACTAGTTAGACGTACTGTTGTACCATCGAAAGAAAATTTATCATCTATTGTCAATCAGCCATTTACGTTTGCGTTTACCCCCGTACCTGAAGTGTTTACTCAGTTAGAAGCCAGCTATAATATGCCCATTCGCTATGATCGACACTTGCTTACTAACTGCACCTTTACAGGGCATCTCAACGATGCTCCTTTTATAGAAAAAATCAGGTTAATCTGTCTAACAATCGAGTCTACATTCGAAATTATTGATAACCAGGTTATTATACACAGTCGTGGATGTAATTAA
- a CDS encoding TonB-dependent receptor, whose protein sequence is MQYRYINRNGWSRILSISSLQILLALTLTHVCLALDGKAQELLNRRVSISAQNEDVEVTIRRIEKLTNVQFLFSREIIQSKRKVNFQAKNEQLSQVLTQILAPLNLSYEVVGQQIVIRREGLPASIPQDKTSGEINLEQSQDIQVTGRVVAENGEGLPGVNIQIKSTQRGTTTDGNGTYRINVPDRNAILVFSFIGYVSKEVVVGSQSTVNVTLATDDKTLNEVVVVGYGVQRKRDITGSVVSVNETALKEVPAANIVNQLKGRAAGVSIVSNGSTPGSQGQIRIRGNRTLTSSTNPSTGDGLDGPLVVVDGIPYGGLNDINPDDIVNMEILKDASATAIYGSRGSGGVILVTTKRGKVGKPVFSYDGYYGVTNMMGKYNVFNGPEYAQFKADAAKYNRAAPGTTAYPLTQAEQDALAAGVSTDWQDLIYKSGFMTNHQLGMTGGVENTQYSLGLGYFNETGIIPGQNFTRVNIRATIDQRIGSRIKVGLNTLNTLTYTNTPGGDGIPGGLVSLTPLASPYNTDGSVNLFPAVGSIDAARISPLTILTKKDSYFNRTRSIRTFNSLYAEVNILPGLRYRFNAGLNFSQSNFNGYNGPLTYFNSATVQSSSNAEISNTEYWDVNLQHLLYYDKTFGKHKLGATALYEYTKNHSLGSRFTITGVPADYIKTSNFSLASGTPVAASDYGNSFAETGLLSYMGRVNYSYNDRYLLTLTLRRDGSSTLSPANRYFNYPAIGAGWNIIEEPFMKNVPAISNLKLRGSWGLSGNRNVGAYSTLGALTAGYYNFGTGTAGQQLAYTVTSLPAANLGWQSTAQVDIGLDFGLFNNRITGSVDYYHQKTKDILLSVPLPASNGAGSTLKNLGATEGKGLETTLTVDIFRNPKGFNWSVDAVYYFNREKITQLTTPTELSNVGAGWFVGQPLSVIYDYKKIGIWQTSDKENGTLAKQTSPAQQPGQIRVEDVNGDGKIDPSDRQILGNFQPNFEAGLTNRFNFKNFDLSIVTFARMGMKVVVPYLTGNSGGGGGFAFFNQARSNQVKVDYWTETNPTNAFPAPDAGNAVQYFASTLGYYDGSFIKIRSINLGYTVSGQFLKKVGMNSARLYLNVTNPLILYSPLVRDKLAVDPEGNGYASSTVSAQGADTATQARQIAINLNNPPVRQFTFGVNLKF, encoded by the coding sequence ATGCAGTATCGTTACATCAATCGCAATGGTTGGAGCAGGATTTTGAGCATTTCAAGCCTGCAAATTTTGCTTGCCCTTACTTTAACCCATGTTTGCCTTGCCCTTGATGGCAAAGCGCAGGAACTTTTAAATCGACGCGTTAGTATCTCCGCCCAAAATGAAGACGTGGAAGTAACGATCCGACGAATTGAAAAGCTGACGAATGTTCAATTTCTGTTTAGTCGGGAGATTATTCAGTCGAAGCGAAAAGTGAATTTTCAGGCTAAGAATGAACAGCTTTCGCAGGTGCTGACGCAAATTCTGGCTCCACTTAATTTAAGTTACGAAGTGGTGGGCCAGCAGATTGTTATTAGAAGGGAAGGACTGCCTGCGAGTATCCCGCAGGATAAGACCTCCGGCGAGATTAACCTGGAGCAATCACAGGATATTCAGGTAACTGGTCGGGTTGTGGCTGAAAATGGCGAAGGTTTGCCAGGGGTAAACATCCAGATAAAATCTACACAGCGCGGAACCACAACAGATGGCAATGGTACGTACCGGATCAATGTACCAGACCGAAACGCCATTCTGGTTTTCTCCTTCATTGGCTACGTTAGCAAAGAAGTAGTCGTTGGATCGCAATCGACCGTCAATGTTACGTTAGCAACCGACGACAAAACACTGAATGAAGTGGTCGTGGTGGGGTATGGCGTACAACGCAAACGTGATATTACGGGATCGGTAGTTTCAGTTAATGAGACTGCGTTAAAAGAAGTACCTGCTGCTAACATAGTCAATCAGCTAAAAGGCCGGGCTGCCGGGGTATCTATTGTCAGTAACGGTTCAACACCGGGTTCGCAGGGGCAAATTCGTATTCGGGGAAACCGAACCCTGACCAGCAGCACCAATCCGAGTACAGGCGATGGTCTGGATGGTCCGCTGGTTGTTGTCGATGGGATTCCGTATGGTGGGCTGAACGACATTAACCCCGACGACATCGTTAATATGGAGATTCTGAAAGATGCGTCAGCAACGGCTATCTACGGGTCGAGGGGTTCAGGTGGGGTTATTCTGGTCACCACCAAGCGGGGAAAAGTGGGCAAACCTGTATTCAGCTACGACGGCTATTATGGTGTAACCAACATGATGGGCAAATACAACGTCTTTAATGGGCCGGAGTATGCTCAGTTTAAAGCCGATGCCGCCAAGTACAACCGGGCAGCCCCCGGCACAACAGCTTATCCGCTCACTCAGGCCGAACAGGATGCGCTGGCGGCCGGGGTTTCAACCGACTGGCAGGATTTGATTTACAAATCCGGTTTCATGACCAACCACCAGTTGGGGATGACGGGTGGTGTCGAGAATACGCAATATTCGCTAGGGCTGGGCTATTTCAACGAGACAGGCATTATTCCCGGACAGAATTTTACCCGGGTTAACATCCGGGCAACCATCGACCAGCGCATTGGCAGTCGGATTAAGGTGGGGCTTAACACGCTCAACACCCTAACGTATACCAATACACCAGGCGGTGATGGCATTCCGGGAGGTCTGGTGAGCTTAACCCCATTGGCATCGCCTTATAATACCGATGGTTCGGTAAACCTGTTTCCCGCCGTCGGTTCGATTGATGCGGCCCGGATCAGCCCCCTGACCATCCTTACCAAAAAAGATTCATACTTCAACCGCACGCGTTCGATACGGACGTTCAACAGTCTTTATGCTGAGGTGAACATCCTGCCCGGTTTGCGCTACCGATTCAATGCCGGTTTGAATTTTAGCCAGTCGAATTTCAATGGCTACAATGGCCCATTGACCTATTTCAACAGTGCTACGGTGCAGTCGTCGTCCAACGCCGAAATCAGTAATACGGAATATTGGGATGTAAACCTTCAGCATTTATTGTATTACGACAAAACGTTTGGCAAACATAAACTGGGAGCAACTGCGCTGTACGAGTACACCAAAAACCACTCGCTGGGTAGCCGGTTCACGATAACAGGGGTTCCAGCCGATTACATTAAAACGTCAAACTTCTCGCTGGCGTCTGGTACACCAGTAGCTGCCTCTGACTATGGGAACTCGTTTGCGGAAACCGGTTTGCTTTCCTATATGGGCCGGGTCAATTATAGCTACAACGATCGCTACCTGCTGACCTTAACCCTTCGCCGGGATGGATCGTCGACTCTCTCGCCCGCCAATCGGTACTTTAACTATCCGGCCATTGGCGCGGGCTGGAATATCATTGAGGAGCCCTTTATGAAAAATGTTCCGGCTATTTCGAACCTGAAACTACGGGGTAGCTGGGGTTTGTCGGGTAACCGAAACGTAGGAGCCTATTCAACGCTGGGAGCCTTAACGGCGGGTTACTATAATTTCGGAACCGGTACCGCCGGGCAACAACTAGCCTATACCGTGACCAGCCTTCCCGCTGCCAATTTAGGCTGGCAGTCGACGGCGCAGGTGGATATCGGCCTTGACTTTGGCTTGTTCAATAATCGCATTACGGGTTCGGTGGATTACTATCACCAGAAGACGAAGGACATTCTGTTGTCTGTTCCCTTGCCAGCCAGTAACGGAGCCGGTTCGACGCTGAAAAACCTGGGAGCAACCGAAGGCAAGGGTCTGGAAACAACCCTGACCGTTGATATTTTTAGAAATCCAAAGGGCTTTAACTGGAGCGTAGATGCTGTTTACTATTTCAACCGCGAAAAAATTACGCAGCTCACTACGCCCACCGAACTGTCTAATGTGGGAGCGGGCTGGTTCGTAGGGCAGCCCCTTTCGGTGATCTACGATTACAAAAAGATTGGTATCTGGCAAACTTCCGACAAAGAAAATGGTACGCTGGCCAAGCAAACATCGCCTGCTCAGCAGCCGGGTCAAATTCGGGTGGAGGATGTCAACGGCGATGGCAAGATCGACCCTTCTGATCGGCAGATTCTGGGTAATTTCCAACCCAACTTTGAAGCGGGCCTGACCAACCGGTTCAACTTCAAAAACTTTGATCTATCGATTGTTACGTTTGCTCGTATGGGCATGAAAGTGGTTGTGCCATACCTCACCGGTAATTCGGGTGGCGGTGGTGGGTTTGCCTTCTTCAACCAGGCTCGCTCCAATCAGGTAAAAGTTGATTACTGGACGGAAACCAATCCAACCAACGCGTTCCCGGCACCCGATGCAGGTAATGCTGTCCAGTATTTTGCCTCTACTCTGGGCTACTATGACGGCTCGTTCATTAAAATCAGGAGTATTAATCTAGGCTACACGGTTTCAGGGCAGTTTCTCAAAAAAGTGGGTATGAATTCAGCCCGGCTCTATCTGAACGTCACCAATCCGCTTATTCTGTATTCGCCATTGGTACGTGATAAACTGGCCGTTGATCCAGAAGGGAATGGCTATGCCAGTTCGACTGTAAGTGCTCAGGGGGCAGATACGGCAACGCAGGCGCGTCAGATTGCCATAAACCTCAACAACCCGCCCGTTCGGCAATTCACGTTCGGTGTCAATCTTAAATTCTAA
- a CDS encoding RagB/SusD family nutrient uptake outer membrane protein: protein MKKLNISLVIACLALFSTGCEKILDENPQSQIVPSYFNSASGVLGGIAGVYNDIRSQWGTEGFTVEMQVGTDEFLRGASAGSSTSYDYNGLNGSNFGSAWGIAFQDINTLNGVLQYGQTVDLPDATRKQYLAQAKFLRGFWYFYLVQTWGDVPLNTTFITVPSQAASRQPVAQVYEQIIKDLTEAAADLPNTPTAPFLGKAATKPVAQFLLAKAYLTRGWLNNTAADFTQAASICADIIANKSSYGLDLWQDYGDAFVPANDYGKETMFVSDHVLDPKFGYYTVGAAAGGGAAQNLSPWFTNWNYPNNTGINSYKSAAGTYVNNGTSLMIRDSQYGRPYTRMRPNSYKWPSGANSGKNYFLDQAFTKRDVDSRFINSFYTVYISNTSVTNTPTAANNKRGIGYTTVVGADTAVWLPDYEVEGAPQFVGTRPFKGLVVPPSLWDNGIFPALKKYMDPSRGANFNDPSTRPCVLYRFSDVYLTGAEAYLKAGDATKAASLLNVVRQRAAYRKTNTATQNAAAAAAMAITADDVTVDFILDERSRELFGEWQRWHDLVRTRSLVRRVKTWNPEAAPYIQDFHMLRPIPQSQIDRVTDGPKFPQNPGY, encoded by the coding sequence ATGAAAAAATTGAATATATCGCTGGTAATCGCGTGTCTCGCTCTTTTTAGTACCGGCTGCGAAAAAATACTAGATGAAAATCCGCAATCTCAGATTGTTCCGTCTTATTTCAACAGCGCATCCGGGGTGTTGGGCGGTATTGCCGGTGTATACAACGATATCCGTTCCCAATGGGGTACGGAAGGTTTCACCGTTGAGATGCAGGTGGGTACGGATGAGTTTCTCCGGGGAGCCAGCGCAGGTAGCTCGACATCGTATGACTATAATGGCCTGAACGGAAGTAACTTTGGCTCGGCCTGGGGCATTGCTTTTCAGGATATCAATACGCTGAATGGGGTATTACAATATGGCCAAACGGTTGATTTACCGGATGCCACCCGGAAACAATACCTGGCCCAGGCTAAGTTTTTACGGGGGTTCTGGTACTTTTATCTGGTGCAGACCTGGGGCGATGTGCCGCTTAATACGACCTTTATTACGGTCCCCTCGCAAGCGGCTTCCCGTCAGCCAGTAGCTCAGGTTTACGAGCAAATTATCAAAGACCTAACCGAAGCTGCTGCCGATCTGCCCAATACGCCAACTGCTCCGTTTCTGGGAAAAGCCGCTACCAAACCTGTAGCTCAGTTTCTGTTAGCCAAAGCCTATCTGACTCGTGGCTGGTTGAATAATACGGCCGCTGATTTTACGCAGGCAGCCTCTATTTGTGCCGACATTATCGCCAATAAGTCATCGTACGGTCTCGATCTATGGCAGGATTATGGCGATGCCTTTGTTCCGGCTAATGACTACGGGAAGGAGACCATGTTTGTCAGCGATCACGTGCTCGATCCAAAATTTGGTTACTACACGGTGGGAGCTGCGGCCGGTGGTGGTGCGGCCCAAAATCTGTCGCCCTGGTTCACTAACTGGAACTACCCCAATAACACTGGTATTAACTCCTACAAAAGTGCTGCGGGGACTTATGTAAACAATGGTACTTCGCTGATGATCCGGGATTCGCAGTACGGGCGGCCTTATACCCGTATGCGCCCGAATAGCTACAAATGGCCTTCAGGAGCAAATTCTGGTAAGAATTACTTTCTGGATCAGGCATTTACCAAACGGGATGTCGATTCACGATTTATAAATTCATTCTATACGGTTTATATCTCCAATACGTCTGTTACCAATACACCTACGGCTGCCAATAATAAACGGGGTATCGGTTATACGACTGTAGTAGGGGCGGATACCGCCGTTTGGTTACCTGACTATGAGGTAGAGGGTGCGCCACAGTTTGTTGGAACAAGACCTTTTAAAGGGCTTGTTGTACCGCCCAGCTTATGGGATAATGGCATTTTCCCGGCGCTGAAGAAGTATATGGACCCAAGCCGGGGTGCTAACTTCAACGACCCATCGACCCGCCCTTGTGTATTATACCGGTTTTCGGATGTGTATCTGACCGGTGCCGAAGCATACCTTAAAGCGGGCGATGCTACTAAAGCTGCGTCTCTGCTTAACGTAGTACGGCAACGGGCTGCGTATCGTAAAACGAACACAGCCACTCAAAACGCAGCGGCTGCAGCAGCCATGGCGATCACCGCAGATGACGTAACGGTGGACTTTATTCTGGATGAGCGTAGCCGCGAACTCTTTGGTGAATGGCAACGGTGGCATGATCTGGTCCGTACTCGTTCGCTGGTTCGTCGTGTGAAAACCTGGAATCCGGAGGCAGCTCCTTACATTCAGGATTTCCATATGCTGCGACCAATTCCGCAATCGCAAATTGACCGGGTTACGGACGGACCTAAGTTCCCGCAAAATCCGGGCTATTAA